One stretch of Myxococcota bacterium DNA includes these proteins:
- a CDS encoding cytochrome P450 yields MSPSADPGEEILDFTRPEFRRDPVPTYHRLRETAPICTIERGVFRFTVLTRHADIAAVLRDPRMSVDRSFQPKPIADDGVDPAKLHPLARALRALSRIMLFRDPPDHTRLRGLVNKAFTPRMVEALRPRIQTLVDELLAKPLTD; encoded by the coding sequence GTGAGCCCCTCGGCCGATCCCGGCGAAGAGATCCTCGACTTCACGCGCCCCGAGTTCCGGCGCGACCCCGTTCCGACCTACCACCGCCTCCGCGAGACCGCACCGATCTGCACCATCGAGCGCGGCGTGTTCCGCTTCACGGTGCTGACGCGCCACGCGGACATCGCGGCGGTGCTGCGCGACCCGCGCATGTCGGTGGATCGCTCCTTCCAGCCGAAGCCGATCGCCGACGACGGCGTCGATCCCGCGAAGCTGCATCCGCTCGCACGTGCGCTCCGGGCCCTCTCGCGCATCATGCTCTTCCGCGACCCGCCGGATCACACGCGGCTGCGCGGGCTCGTCAACAAGGCGTTCACGCCGCGCATGGTCGAGGCGCTGCGGCCTCGCATCCAGACCCTGGTGGACGAGTTGCTCGCGAAGCCCCTCACCGACG
- a CDS encoding SRPBCC family protein — protein sequence MLRNIAIVVVVLLAAILVFAATKPDTFRVQRSTRIHAPPEKIFPLINDYHQWSAWSPYEKMDPTMKRTYSGAASGQGAVYEWAGEGAAGAGRMEIIESAPSSKVGIKLDFSKPFETHNLVAFTLQPQGDTTTVTWDMQGPAPFLSKLMQVFFSMDSMVGKDFETGLADMKAAAEK from the coding sequence ATGCTGAGGAACATTGCGATCGTCGTGGTCGTCTTGCTGGCCGCGATCCTCGTCTTCGCCGCGACGAAGCCGGACACCTTCCGGGTCCAGCGCTCGACGCGCATCCACGCGCCGCCGGAGAAGATCTTCCCGCTCATCAACGACTATCACCAATGGAGTGCCTGGTCGCCCTACGAGAAGATGGATCCCACCATGAAGCGCACCTACAGCGGGGCTGCCAGCGGCCAGGGCGCCGTGTACGAGTGGGCGGGCGAAGGCGCGGCCGGTGCAGGGCGCATGGAGATCATCGAGTCCGCACCGTCTTCCAAGGTCGGCATCAAGCTCGACTTCAGCAAGCCCTTCGAGACCCACAACCTCGTCGCGTTCACGCTCCAGCCTCAGGGAGACACGACGACCGTGACGTGGGACATGCAGGGGCCTGCGCCCTTTCTCTCGAAGCTCATGCAGGTGTTCTTCAGCATGGACAGCATGGTCGGCAAGGACTTCGAGACCGGCCTCGCGGACATGAAGGCTGCTGCGGAGAAGTAG
- a CDS encoding RNA polymerase sigma factor, whose product MIDDAWLESALAAARPQAMGALLRYFRDLDAAEEAFQEACLRALQRWPQEGPPRSPAAWLIQVGRNAELDQVRRRARNRELPSEELLSNLEDAEAALAVGLAASHYRDDILRLLFICCHPDLPATQQIAVALRIVCGLSVEQIARAFLVSESAMEQRITRAKRRVASADVPFETPGAPERAERLAAVAAMIYLIFNEGYSANSGEAPLRAPFCDEAIRLARLLLRLFQDEPEIMGLLALFLLQHARAAARLDAEGGIVLLEDQDRSLWNAQLIAEGLALIDKAVRHRRRGPYQVQAAIAALHAQAARPEDTDWVQIDLLYAALETLQPSPVVTLNRAVAVSKVRGPAAALEMIEPLAPRLGHYFHFFGVKGALLLQLGRKEEARVAFDQAIALANTAAEAAHIRMHLDRLIQESAARGDAEDSRQITHGRESC is encoded by the coding sequence GTGATCGACGACGCGTGGCTCGAGTCCGCGCTGGCTGCGGCGCGTCCTCAAGCCATGGGCGCGTTGCTGCGCTACTTCCGCGACCTCGACGCCGCCGAGGAGGCCTTCCAGGAAGCCTGCCTGCGCGCGTTGCAGCGCTGGCCGCAAGAGGGCCCGCCGCGCAGTCCCGCGGCCTGGCTGATCCAGGTCGGGCGGAACGCCGAGCTCGACCAGGTGCGCCGGCGCGCGCGCAACCGCGAGTTGCCGTCCGAGGAGCTGCTGTCGAACCTGGAGGACGCCGAGGCCGCGCTGGCCGTGGGCCTCGCCGCGAGTCACTACCGCGACGACATCCTGCGACTGCTGTTCATCTGCTGCCATCCCGATCTGCCGGCGACCCAGCAGATCGCCGTCGCGCTTCGCATCGTCTGCGGTCTCTCCGTCGAGCAGATCGCGCGTGCGTTCCTGGTGAGCGAGAGCGCCATGGAGCAGCGCATCACGCGCGCCAAGCGACGGGTCGCATCGGCGGACGTGCCGTTCGAGACGCCGGGCGCCCCGGAGCGGGCGGAGCGCCTCGCGGCGGTCGCCGCCATGATCTACCTGATCTTCAACGAAGGCTATTCGGCGAACAGCGGCGAGGCGCCCCTGCGCGCGCCGTTCTGCGACGAGGCGATCCGCCTCGCGCGGCTCCTGCTGCGGCTCTTCCAGGACGAGCCCGAGATCATGGGCCTCCTCGCCCTGTTTCTCCTCCAGCATGCACGCGCCGCCGCGCGCCTCGACGCCGAGGGCGGGATCGTGTTGCTCGAAGATCAGGATCGCAGCCTCTGGAACGCCCAGCTGATCGCCGAAGGACTCGCGCTGATCGACAAGGCGGTCCGACACCGGCGCCGCGGCCCCTATCAGGTGCAGGCGGCGATTGCAGCGCTGCATGCACAAGCCGCGCGACCCGAGGACACCGATTGGGTCCAGATCGATCTGCTCTACGCGGCGCTCGAGACGTTGCAGCCGTCACCGGTCGTCACCCTCAACCGGGCCGTCGCCGTCTCCAAGGTGAGGGGTCCCGCGGCCGCGCTGGAGATGATCGAGCCCCTCGCACCGCGGCTCGGCCACTACTTCCATTTCTTCGGCGTGAAGGGCGCGTTGTTGCTGCAGCTCGGGCGCAAGGAGGAGGCGCGGGTCGCTTTCGACCAGGCCATCGCCCTCGCCAACACGGCCGCGGAAGCCGCCCACATCCGGATGCATCTCGACCGCCTGATCCAGGAGAGTGCCGCGCGCGGCGACGCCGAGGACTCGAGGCAGATCACGCACGGGAGGGAGTCATGCTGA
- a CDS encoding YciI family protein, with product MLYAIICYGAEAKVRSLDRKADDALMEKLGKVHEKLVHAKKLGPHFRLMTTGTAKTVRAGEPQVFDGPFAETKEALLGLYLVDCPSLDDALATARELEVERIRAGVGGTLEVRPLLSYFEGTAL from the coding sequence ATGCTCTACGCGATCATCTGCTACGGGGCCGAGGCCAAGGTGCGCTCGCTCGACCGGAAAGCCGACGACGCGCTCATGGAGAAGCTCGGCAAGGTGCACGAGAAGCTCGTGCACGCGAAGAAGCTCGGTCCGCACTTCCGGCTCATGACCACCGGCACCGCCAAGACCGTGCGCGCGGGCGAGCCGCAGGTGTTCGATGGACCGTTCGCCGAGACCAAGGAGGCCCTGCTGGGCCTGTATCTCGTGGATTGTCCGTCGCTCGACGACGCGCTCGCGACCGCGCGCGAGCTCGAGGTGGAGCGCATTCGTGCCGGGGTGGGCGGCACGCTCGAGGTGCGGCCGCTCCTGTCCTACTTCGAGGGAACGGCCTTGTGA
- a CDS encoding TIGR03857 family LLM class F420-dependent oxidoreductase: MPQMNELGFYTLAGQPKSPRELLDEVKHAEALGIGACFISERFNIKEAATLSGAVGAVSSTIGIATAATNHNTRHPMVTASYAMTMHRLTNGRFSLGLGRGIKPMFQMYGLPQITTAQVEDFVGLMRRLFRGEAVMGHDGPAGKYPLLALGPDYAGEIPFTWVAFGPHSLALGGRVMDAVVLHTFFTDETTARCVREVKQAAERAGRDPAKVRVWSCFATIGDHLPEPLRLKKTVGRMATYLQAYGDLLVKTNRWDPKVLARFRADPLAGKFPGAIDARATTEQLEQIAKLIPDEWLAPAATGSPARCVAKIREQLALGCDGVILHGASPTDLEPIVREYAKTRPVGKFDHLAANPAR; the protein is encoded by the coding sequence ATGCCGCAGATGAACGAGCTCGGCTTCTACACCCTGGCGGGACAGCCCAAGTCGCCGCGCGAGCTGCTCGACGAGGTGAAGCACGCCGAGGCGCTCGGGATCGGCGCGTGCTTCATCTCGGAGCGCTTCAACATCAAGGAGGCCGCGACGCTCTCGGGCGCGGTCGGCGCCGTGTCGAGCACGATCGGCATCGCGACCGCCGCCACGAATCACAACACGCGCCACCCCATGGTCACGGCCTCGTACGCGATGACCATGCACCGGCTCACGAACGGCCGCTTCTCGCTCGGCCTGGGCCGCGGCATCAAGCCCATGTTCCAGATGTACGGCTTGCCGCAGATCACGACCGCGCAGGTCGAGGACTTCGTCGGGCTGATGCGCCGGCTCTTCCGCGGCGAGGCGGTGATGGGTCACGACGGCCCGGCCGGGAAGTACCCGCTGCTCGCGCTCGGCCCCGACTACGCGGGCGAGATCCCGTTCACCTGGGTCGCATTCGGCCCCCACTCACTCGCGCTGGGCGGGCGGGTCATGGACGCGGTGGTGCTCCACACCTTCTTCACCGACGAGACCACGGCCCGCTGCGTGCGCGAGGTGAAGCAGGCCGCCGAGCGCGCCGGGCGCGACCCCGCGAAGGTGCGCGTGTGGTCGTGCTTCGCGACGATCGGCGATCACCTGCCCGAGCCGCTGCGGCTCAAGAAGACCGTGGGCCGCATGGCGACCTATCTCCAGGCCTACGGTGACTTGCTGGTGAAGACCAACCGCTGGGACCCCAAGGTGCTGGCGCGCTTCCGCGCCGACCCGCTGGCAGGCAAGTTCCCCGGCGCGATCGACGCGCGCGCGACGACCGAGCAGCTCGAGCAGATCGCGAAGCTGATTCCCGACGAGTGGCTCGCGCCCGCGGCGACCGGCTCTCCCGCGCGCTGCGTGGCCAAGATCCGCGAGCAGCTCGCCCTGGGCTGCGACGGCGTGATCCTGCACGGCGCGAGCCCCACGGACCTGGAGCCGATCGTGCGCGAGTACGCGAAGACGCGTCCGGTCGGGAAGTTCGATCACCTGGCGGCGAATCCGGCGCGCTGA
- a CDS encoding DsbA family protein produces the protein MSARVTVCVDFKSPHAWLAIAPTRALEARLGERFDWRPRSVLPLPRPAPLGPHATRGERHRAVRAAYWERDLARYAESQGLHLRDPYREVDAVRPSLALLFLRERAPERAGELVAGAFEAIWQHDAAQAPLESLGPGFEDWARKDGPEALAANEAELEELGVWNVPAYLVGGELFMGRQHLPMVEWLVRGRAGPAPI, from the coding sequence ATGAGCGCGCGAGTCACCGTTTGCGTCGACTTCAAGAGCCCGCACGCCTGGCTCGCGATCGCGCCCACGCGCGCCCTGGAGGCGCGGCTCGGCGAGCGCTTCGACTGGCGGCCGCGCAGCGTATTGCCGCTGCCGCGCCCCGCGCCGCTCGGCCCCCACGCCACGCGCGGCGAGCGCCACCGCGCGGTCCGCGCCGCCTACTGGGAGCGCGACCTCGCGCGCTACGCCGAGTCACAGGGCCTGCACCTGCGCGACCCGTACCGCGAGGTCGACGCCGTGCGCCCCTCGCTCGCGCTCCTGTTCCTGCGCGAGCGCGCGCCCGAGCGCGCCGGTGAGCTCGTGGCGGGTGCGTTCGAGGCGATCTGGCAGCACGACGCAGCGCAGGCACCGCTCGAGTCTCTCGGCCCCGGCTTCGAAGACTGGGCGCGCAAGGACGGCCCCGAGGCGCTGGCCGCGAACGAGGCCGAGCTCGAGGAGCTGGGCGTGTGGAACGTGCCCGCGTATCTGGTGGGCGGCGAGCTGTTCATGGGCCGCCAGCACCTGCCCATGGTGGAGTGGCTCGTGCGCGGCCGCGCCGGGCCAGCCCCGATCTGA
- a CDS encoding DsbA family protein, with the protein MSPLESDRPLIVYVDFKSPYAYVAVAPTFELAEELGIAIDWRPLTLDIPSFGGSARLAADGKRVAEAKRSPAQWSMIKYAYLDARRYGALLGLTVRGTVKIWDTTLAGMGLLWAKRQSDSLLRRYLALTYDRFWKRALDVEDVAVVEGVLREAGADVTGFRAHVAGEERARYEAWQQEIFDAGIFGVPGYVVEGEYFWGREHLPRIRWILAGRKGAAPDVAYRHFA; encoded by the coding sequence GTGAGCCCGCTCGAGTCCGACCGGCCGCTGATCGTGTACGTCGACTTCAAGAGCCCGTACGCCTACGTCGCCGTCGCGCCGACCTTCGAGCTGGCCGAAGAGCTCGGGATCGCCATCGACTGGCGGCCGCTCACGCTCGACATCCCGTCGTTCGGCGGCTCCGCGCGGCTCGCGGCCGACGGCAAGCGGGTCGCCGAGGCGAAGCGCAGCCCTGCGCAGTGGTCGATGATCAAGTACGCGTACCTGGACGCGCGCCGCTACGGGGCGCTGCTCGGACTCACCGTGCGCGGCACGGTGAAGATCTGGGACACCACGCTTGCGGGCATGGGGCTGCTCTGGGCGAAGCGACAGAGTGACTCCCTGCTGCGCCGCTACCTTGCGCTGACTTACGACCGGTTCTGGAAGCGCGCGCTCGACGTCGAAGACGTGGCGGTCGTGGAGGGCGTGCTGCGCGAGGCCGGCGCCGACGTGACCGGCTTCCGCGCGCACGTCGCGGGCGAGGAGCGCGCGCGCTACGAGGCGTGGCAGCAGGAGATCTTCGACGCCGGTATCTTCGGCGTGCCCGGCTACGTGGTCGAGGGCGAGTACTTCTGGGGCCGGGAGCACCTGCCGCGCATCCGCTGGATCCTGGCCGGCCGCAAGGGCGCGGCGCCGGACGTGGCCTACCGGCACTTCGCATGA
- a CDS encoding phosphotransferase, with product MADAIPTPESIDASFLTELLQRNGHPRARVASFTTERVGTGQIGKCIRFRLELAGEVDGAPRSLVGKFPSDDPLSRATGEGLGNYHREVMFYQELAKRLPVRTPRCYFAEIRGRGSDFAILLEDMAPAQAGNQLAGCSLPVARAAVRELVKLHAPTWQDRSLCGRDWIEERTPEKAAGWQKMYRDSLAPFFARFEPVLASDEREIIARVADSKGPPFAYPAEPWALVHIDFRLDNLLIDETVTPPRVAVVDWQSMVLQSPLSDLAYFLGASLLPEVRRPAERDLVREYHDGLVAAGVRGYDFAHCWDDYRRGAFAGFSVTVIASVIVQETPRGNEMFTAMARRHARHALDLDAAEFL from the coding sequence GTGGCAGACGCGATTCCCACGCCCGAGTCGATCGACGCGAGCTTCTTGACCGAGCTCTTGCAGCGAAACGGCCATCCGCGCGCGCGCGTGGCCTCGTTCACCACCGAGCGCGTGGGCACGGGCCAGATCGGGAAGTGCATCCGCTTCCGGCTCGAGCTCGCGGGCGAGGTCGACGGCGCGCCGCGCTCGCTCGTGGGCAAGTTCCCGTCCGACGATCCGCTCTCGCGCGCCACCGGCGAGGGGCTCGGGAACTATCACCGCGAGGTGATGTTCTACCAGGAGCTCGCGAAGCGCCTGCCGGTCCGCACCCCGCGCTGCTACTTCGCCGAGATCCGCGGGCGCGGAAGTGACTTCGCGATCCTGCTCGAGGACATGGCGCCGGCCCAGGCGGGGAACCAGCTCGCCGGCTGCTCGCTGCCCGTCGCGCGCGCGGCGGTGCGCGAGCTCGTGAAGCTGCACGCGCCCACCTGGCAGGACCGCTCGCTGTGCGGGCGTGACTGGATCGAGGAGCGCACGCCCGAGAAGGCCGCGGGCTGGCAGAAGATGTATCGCGACAGCCTCGCGCCGTTCTTCGCGCGCTTCGAGCCGGTGCTGGCGAGCGACGAGCGCGAGATCATCGCGCGAGTGGCCGACTCGAAGGGCCCGCCGTTCGCGTACCCCGCCGAGCCGTGGGCGCTGGTGCACATCGACTTCCGGCTCGACAACCTGCTGATCGACGAGACGGTGACTCCGCCGCGCGTGGCGGTGGTCGACTGGCAGAGCATGGTGCTCCAGTCACCGCTCTCCGACCTGGCGTACTTCCTGGGCGCGTCGCTCCTGCCCGAGGTGCGGCGCCCGGCCGAGCGCGACCTGGTGCGCGAGTACCACGACGGGCTCGTGGCGGCGGGCGTGCGCGGCTACGACTTCGCACACTGCTGGGACGACTACCGGCGCGGCGCGTTCGCGGGCTTCTCGGTCACCGTGATCGCGTCGGTGATCGTGCAGGAGACCCCGCGCGGCAACGAGATGTTCACCGCCATGGCGCGCCGTCACGCGCGGCACGCGCTCGATCTGGACGCCGCGGAGTTCCTGTGA
- a CDS encoding molybdopterin-dependent oxidoreductase: MKTVHRVCPFCEATCGLEIEVDGGRVTRVRGDRRDPFSRGFVCPKAVGVKDLYHDPDRLRRPLRRTASGWEEISWQAAFDFVGERLAAVRKAHGNDAVGMYTGNPVVHDLGALAYRPVLAQALASKSLFNSAAIDTLPKIVQTGLMFGRPFPLAVPVPDIDRTQYLLVIGANPMVSHGSLMTMPDAPARLRGVMERGGKLVVIDPRRSETAKLASEHHFIRPGADAAFLLALVHTLFEEGRVDLGAAAGRVNGLDELRAVARELAPEAVASHCGIAAPVIRRIARELAAAESAACYGRLGTCVQEFGTLASWGVDLVNILTGNLDRPGGAMFTTPAAPLDAALPQRPFTMGRFRSRVSGQPEVEGLIPSSAMAEEMLTPGPGQVRAMILLMPNPLRSAANSAELERAFAGLEFLVAIDFYLNETTRHAHVILPAPAAAEQPGYELGLYLLSVRNVAKWSDPIRPPDGETPETWQVFSEIGARLLGVSHLPRQAVDDLIFRRYAEGAVASSPRWAGLTVDEVCAKVDGGIGPARMVDLLLRVGPYGDGFGRNPGGLTLARLRTHEHGLDLGPLEPRLSEVIRTESGKIELAPQLMLDDLPRLRARMARSQPGLVLIGRRDLRGSNSFMHNLPSLVKGKDRCTLHVSPEDAAQAGLAHGGRARVTSRVGSVIAPVEVTDDLMPGVVSLPHGWGHDAAGARLRVARKHAGVNTNLLTDNQAYDSASGTAVLFGTPVTLEPANSS, from the coding sequence ATGAAGACCGTGCACCGGGTCTGTCCCTTCTGTGAGGCGACGTGCGGGCTCGAGATCGAGGTCGACGGCGGGCGCGTGACTCGCGTGCGCGGCGACCGGCGCGATCCGTTCTCGCGCGGCTTCGTGTGTCCCAAGGCGGTCGGGGTCAAGGATCTGTACCACGACCCCGACCGGCTGCGGCGGCCGCTGCGGCGCACGGCGAGCGGCTGGGAGGAGATCTCCTGGCAGGCGGCGTTCGACTTCGTGGGCGAGCGGCTGGCGGCGGTGCGCAAGGCGCACGGCAACGACGCCGTCGGCATGTACACCGGGAACCCGGTCGTGCACGACCTGGGCGCGCTCGCCTACCGGCCCGTGCTGGCGCAGGCGCTGGCCTCGAAGAGTCTCTTCAACTCGGCCGCGATCGACACACTGCCGAAGATCGTGCAGACGGGGCTCATGTTCGGGCGGCCGTTCCCGCTGGCGGTGCCCGTGCCCGACATCGACCGCACGCAGTATCTGCTGGTGATCGGCGCGAACCCGATGGTGTCTCACGGGAGCCTGATGACCATGCCCGACGCGCCGGCGCGCTTGCGCGGCGTGATGGAGCGCGGCGGAAAGCTGGTGGTGATCGATCCGCGCCGCAGCGAGACCGCCAAGCTGGCCAGCGAGCACCACTTCATCCGGCCCGGCGCCGACGCGGCGTTCCTGCTGGCGCTCGTGCACACCTTGTTCGAGGAGGGGCGGGTCGACCTGGGTGCCGCGGCGGGGCGCGTGAACGGCCTCGACGAGCTGCGCGCCGTGGCGCGCGAGCTCGCGCCCGAAGCCGTGGCGAGTCACTGCGGGATCGCCGCGCCGGTCATCCGGCGGATCGCGCGCGAGCTGGCCGCGGCCGAGTCGGCGGCCTGCTACGGGCGGCTCGGCACGTGCGTGCAGGAGTTCGGCACGCTCGCGAGCTGGGGCGTCGACCTGGTCAACATCCTCACGGGCAACCTCGACCGGCCCGGCGGCGCCATGTTCACCACGCCGGCGGCGCCGCTCGATGCGGCGCTCCCGCAGCGCCCGTTCACCATGGGGCGCTTCCGCAGCCGGGTGAGTGGCCAGCCCGAGGTCGAAGGGCTGATCCCGTCGTCGGCCATGGCCGAGGAGATGCTCACGCCGGGCCCGGGGCAGGTGCGCGCGATGATCCTGCTCATGCCCAACCCGCTGCGCAGCGCGGCGAACTCGGCCGAGCTCGAGCGCGCCTTCGCCGGGCTCGAGTTCCTGGTCGCGATCGACTTCTACCTGAACGAGACCACGCGCCACGCGCACGTGATCCTGCCCGCGCCGGCGGCGGCCGAGCAGCCGGGCTACGAGCTCGGGCTGTATCTCCTGTCGGTGCGCAACGTGGCGAAGTGGTCGGATCCGATCCGCCCGCCCGACGGCGAGACACCCGAGACCTGGCAGGTGTTCTCGGAGATCGGCGCGCGCCTGCTCGGCGTGAGTCACCTGCCGCGCCAGGCCGTCGACGACCTGATCTTCCGCCGCTACGCCGAGGGCGCCGTCGCCTCGAGCCCGCGCTGGGCGGGACTCACGGTCGACGAGGTGTGCGCGAAGGTCGACGGCGGCATCGGCCCGGCGCGCATGGTCGACCTGTTGCTGCGCGTGGGCCCCTACGGCGACGGGTTCGGCCGCAATCCCGGCGGACTCACGCTCGCCAGGCTGCGCACGCACGAGCACGGCCTCGACCTGGGCCCGCTCGAGCCGCGGCTGTCGGAAGTGATTCGCACCGAGAGCGGGAAGATCGAGCTCGCGCCGCAGCTCATGCTCGACGACCTGCCGCGCCTGCGCGCGCGCATGGCCCGCTCCCAGCCGGGTCTGGTGCTGATCGGCCGGCGCGACCTGCGCGGCAGCAACTCGTTCATGCACAACCTGCCGTCGCTGGTGAAGGGCAAGGACCGCTGCACGCTGCACGTCTCGCCCGAGGACGCCGCGCAGGCCGGCCTCGCGCACGGCGGCCGCGCGCGAGTCACGAGCCGCGTTGGCAGCGTGATCGCACCGGTCGAAGTCACCGACGACCTCATGCCCGGCGTCGTGAGTCTGCCCCACGGCTGGGGCCACGACGCGGCCGGCGCCCGCCTGCGCGTCGCCCGCAAGCACGCCGGCGTGAACACGAACCTGCTGACCGACAACCAGGCCTACGACAGCGCCAGCGGCACGGCGGTCCTGTTCGGCACGCCGGTGACGCTGGAGCCCGCGAACTCCAGCTGA
- a CDS encoding polymer-forming cytoskeletal protein, which yields MFGRQSKGSAMAKALPAGTTTMDVRPAAPAHVGTYFDESSQFTGSLKLNKAVHIDGSIEGDLDCTAAVTIGTSGKVTARIRAESVLIDGEVHGDIEARSEITLRKTARVYGDMKTEGIVIERGAKVEGQITIGPSNAVASTLAMPKPTPAPAPKV from the coding sequence ATGTTCGGAAGACAGAGCAAGGGCTCGGCCATGGCGAAGGCGCTCCCGGCGGGCACGACCACGATGGACGTCCGCCCGGCCGCGCCGGCGCACGTGGGCACCTACTTCGACGAGAGCTCGCAGTTCACGGGCTCGCTCAAGCTCAACAAGGCGGTGCACATCGACGGCTCGATCGAGGGTGACCTGGACTGCACGGCCGCGGTCACGATCGGCACGAGCGGCAAGGTGACCGCGCGCATCCGCGCCGAGTCGGTGCTGATCGACGGCGAGGTGCACGGCGACATCGAGGCGCGCTCCGAGATCACCCTGCGCAAGACCGCGCGCGTCTACGGCGACATGAAGACCGAGGGCATCGTGATCGAGCGCGGCGCCAAGGTGGAGGGGCAGATCACGATCGGCCCCAGCAACGCCGTCGCGTCGACCCTGGCCATGCCCAAGCCGACCCCCGCGCCCGCCCCGAAGGTCTGA
- the kdsB gene encoding 3-deoxy-manno-octulosonate cytidylyltransferase has product MITAIIPARYASTRFPGKPLFPLLGKPMILHVAERVSAAVKAGVVTRFLVATDDDRIAAAVRGAGFPVRMTRPDHPTGTDRLAEVAAELDDEIVCNIQGDEPLIEVETIAALVAPLVADAALCMGTLKTPLDRPEDRFDPNRGKVVVDARDRALTFTRLPIIADVPAGQGYFNRAKVEAEHARRPLTVWSDIGVYAYRREFLLRYAKLPRTPFEQSERLEQLRALESGFEIGVPTVAHRALEVDTPEDVARVEAVLRGE; this is encoded by the coding sequence TTGATCACCGCGATCATCCCGGCGAGATACGCGTCGACGCGTTTCCCCGGGAAGCCGCTCTTCCCGCTGCTGGGGAAGCCCATGATCCTGCACGTCGCGGAGCGCGTGTCCGCGGCCGTGAAGGCGGGCGTGGTGACTCGCTTCCTGGTCGCGACCGACGACGACCGCATCGCCGCCGCCGTGCGCGGCGCGGGCTTCCCCGTGCGCATGACCCGGCCCGATCACCCCACGGGCACCGACCGGCTGGCCGAGGTCGCGGCGGAGCTCGACGACGAGATCGTGTGCAACATCCAGGGTGACGAGCCGCTGATCGAGGTCGAGACGATCGCGGCGCTGGTCGCGCCGCTCGTGGCCGACGCAGCTCTGTGTATGGGCACGCTCAAGACCCCGCTCGACCGGCCCGAGGACCGCTTCGATCCCAACCGCGGCAAGGTCGTGGTCGACGCGCGCGACCGCGCGCTCACCTTCACCCGCCTGCCGATCATCGCCGACGTGCCGGCGGGCCAGGGCTACTTCAACCGCGCGAAGGTCGAGGCCGAGCACGCGCGCCGGCCGCTCACGGTCTGGAGCGACATCGGCGTGTACGCGTACCGGCGCGAGTTCCTGCTGCGCTACGCAAAGCTGCCGCGCACGCCGTTCGAGCAGTCGGAGCGGCTCGAGCAGCTGCGCGCGCTCGAGTCGGGCTTCGAGATCGGCGTGCCGACCGTGGCGCACCGCGCGCTCGAGGTCGACACGCCCGAAGACGTGGCGCGCGTCGAGGCGGTGCTGCGCGGCGAGTGA
- the rpsI gene encoding 30S ribosomal protein S9: MVRQAARFYATGRRKTSTARVFLRLGTGAVQINGRNAEDYFPREILRLHMLEPLRTIDRVGNFDLYVTVKGGGDNGQAGAIRHGLARALEKYDSALRPQLKKAGFLTRDAREKERKKYGQRGARARFQYSKR, translated from the coding sequence ATGGTCCGACAGGCCGCGCGCTTCTACGCCACCGGCCGCCGCAAGACTTCGACGGCGCGCGTGTTCCTGCGCCTGGGCACGGGCGCGGTGCAGATCAACGGCCGCAACGCCGAGGACTACTTCCCGCGCGAGATCCTGCGCCTCCACATGCTCGAGCCGCTGCGCACGATCGACCGGGTCGGGAACTTCGACCTCTACGTGACCGTGAAGGGCGGCGGCGACAACGGCCAGGCCGGCGCCATCCGCCACGGCCTCGCGCGCGCGCTCGAGAAGTACGACTCGGCGCTGCGCCCGCAGCTGAAGAAGGCGGGCTTCCTCACGCGCGACGCGCGCGAGAAGGAGCGCAAGAAGTACGGTCAGCGCGGCGCGCGAGCGCGGTTCCAGTACTCCAAACGTTGA